CTTTGCAAAAACGATGACAATTATGGTAAGTAAGGATAAGACAATCACACAAAAAATAATACCAATATTTAAGTGACTCTATCAATGTGATGTACGTCCTTTTACGGAGGTGATCAAGAAAaaattcactatgaaagatgaagtataaaaatatttgagagAAATCACTCAGATTCTAATGTCCTAGAGAATATGTTGGTACAAACTGGTCTTtatttttccctctcttttggAAATAGACAGcgctctttttttctttttctcttttgtgtagCTATATATGTAATGCTCTCACCAAAATGACACATGTCCTTTATATAGGATGACTGTGGGAGCCAAAAATAAGAGAATCTCAAACCATGAATAAAACTAAAGGTCTTAGTGACTTAATGAGATGAGAGTCACTACATTAACAATATAGATATTAGACACATTAATGTGTAAGACCTAAATGActctcacaaattcaataataatttttaaaattgagaagaTAAAGAAGGATTGAAGGAGGAAATGAATCGTTTATCTAGATATTATTACAGAAGTGCAATCTTGGCCTTATATCTTTTTTCTTGGTCGGTCGCaattccaactttttttttttttaacaaaatactcaaaatcattttcacataaaaagaaaaaaaaagaaaaaaaacactttctaaTTTTGCTTAGGATCTCTTTTGGAGCAGGCTTTTTAGACCGAATTAAGTATGACCATCTCTTCATGAAGATAATTAAATCCTAGGTGGGAAGAAGTAAGCCTACTTCcccattaataatatattttattaatatttatggGTCAATTTATTTTGATGTGGAAAGATCAAGCGCGTTATGTATATTAGTCACAAAATGGTTGGTCCACGTCAAAGCTGTTTCCATTCATTAGTCAACATCATGCTTTttgtttaaatcaaataaagaaaaaaaaaaaaaatcagcagcAATTAGAAGGATTTAGGTCCACCaataagcatgattagtgaaAGTTCCAAGTTTGAATGAGTAATTAAGCAGATATGCATGAGAAAATAGATCCAGCTGATTTGTCACCATATAAAGGTGGGTGGGTGGGTGCATGTGAGTCTTCTTATGCCCCCACCATATATGAATGattatttctctttaattaatatttgtattCATATcaagttaattataattaaataacttcggaatttttttttttttttttttgaatttattaaaagaaaacttgCACTATGATCCTCCACGTATCCAGGCTCCAATCTTTTAATGCCACGTACCATGATCATAAACATGCAAAGGCACGCTTCATGCCTGTATGGAAAACATCACCATCCACCGACAAtcaaaatcttaatttttgttctttcatgtGGCGAAGGTTTAGAGGatgttttgtttgaaaaaaaaaaaaaagagattttgatgGACATAAAAATGGAAGTAATTTTATAAgcattttgagtttttatttattttgaaaaaaaaaaaaacaaaatgaaaaaagaaaacgttttatcataaaacaatttttgtaCAAAACCTTTTAGTTTGGCAaatatgttttcaaaatattattacgGATCGGAATCTTTGCAATTGAGAGAAGACTTCGTATCAATCTCGTCGAAATCCCTCTCTTTAATTGaataaaatcactatttgtcTCCAAATAATAACTTAATCGGTAGTGGACtatgccttatgaagcggaggtcactagttcgaatcattaattcatttttcttgtgtagacatgccaaaaaaataaaataaaataaaatcactatTTCAAAAATGAATAGTATTATTATATATAGAGCTTAAATGCTTAACTATAATCAGTTAAATAAAATGTATCTTATgatactaattaaaaatattatcaattgaacctacttattattttggaaagaacattATTTTATAGTCTTATTgtcaaaaaaatgcaaaatattagCAAAAATCTAACTTCACAACACAAGCTCCAAATATTTGACTATACTATATACAGATGATTGTTATCGTCATCTTAAATCGACGTGTTCAAAATGTATTTgattctcttatatatatacatttaaaaacaattataaatattttaaatacatgtcaatataaaatattttattaaataaattattttaaacttattttaaatataaaattctttaaACCCAATCTAAAGAAAATACACGTATTTtgccttaaaaattaaattatattccAGTCAGCTTACTTTGCTTTGACACACTTTCCCTGGCTACCATGTCACTCATGGATATGTCCACGTTTCAGGGTCGGTCACAGGGACCCACCAGCCATCACTTCAGTTATTGACAAACTTGTCCGTACACCAATTACTCCTACCAAATTCCTGAGGGGAGGATCCAGGAAGTCTCACCTGCCAACTCCACACTGCCACGTGTCAAACTATACACGTGTTCATCATCCTCAACCGCCACAATCTGTGTCCCTGAAAGGCCCCTCCAGCGATCGCACGGCAGTTGGCACCATCTTCTACCACGTGTcccctagatttttttttgtacttagTACTCCTCCCGGCAAATGTTCACGAAACAGAGTTACCCTGTTTTTCATTCTAACACTTGCTATGATTCAAAAGTTCAATCGGAGTGATCGCCGGGCTTTGAAATTTCCGGCGGTTCACCCATGCGAAGGTGTATCCCCAGAGATCCTTCTCAGCTCCTTAATCACTCTCTCTCAACACATATGCAATAACCAAACGAAACTCTTTGTGACACAACGACGAAATGCCAGAGAAACAGTTCGCCAAATCGGGATTCTTCTCGTGTACTTTGAGGAAATAAGGAGCCGCGGTTTAACTCTATCGGATTCTTTTGTTCTCTGCTTCTCCGAGCTCCACCTCACATTCCAGAAAATCAAGTTCTTATTGGAAGATTGTGGGCGGGAAGGCGCTCGGCTTTGGATGCTGATGAAGTCTGAATTCGTTGCTATGCAATTCCGGATGCTAATACGGGCTGTCGCTACGGCTCTTGACGTTATTCCGTTGAGTTTGATCGATGTGGGTGGCGAAGTGAAGGAATTGGTTGAATTGGTAGCCAGGCAAGCACGCAAGGCAAAGTTTGACCTCGACCCAGATGACGAAATGGCCTCAAGACGAGTCCTTTTCATCTTGAATCAGCTCGAGAAGGGGATCGAGCCGGAGTTAAGCTCTGTAAAGAGAGTTCTGGGTTATCTTGAAATTCGAAGCTGGAGTGATTGCAACAAAGAGATCAAGTTCTTGGAAGAGGAGATCGGTTTCGATTGCTCCGACAGCGACGAGCGAGAGTCTCCATTTCTGAGCAGCTTGGTGGGATTGACGAGCTACTGCAGGGGAGTGATATTTGAAGAATTAGATAACCGAAACGCCGAAGAACAAACCGATGCGAGGTGCGGCGCGGCGGAGACGTTGATGAGTTGCTTCAACCCACATGACTTCCGGTGCCCAATTTCGCTCGAGCTAATGACCGATCCCGTCACTGTCTCGACTGGTCAGACCTACGACCGTTCTTCGATTGAGAAATGGCTGAGAGCTGGAAACATGCTCTGCCCCAAAACAGGGGAGAAGCTAAAGAGCAAAGAGTTGGTCCCCAATTCCACTCTCCGAAACCTTATCCAGCAGTTTTGCGTTAACAACGGCATTTCGATTTCGTCTACCAAGTCCGGAAGCCGGAGTCGTGACATAACGAGGACGATTGCGCCGGCTAATCCGGCAGCCGCCGAAGCAATAAgatttctttccaaatttctCGCCAGGAGGCTGGTTTTCGGAACAACCGACCAGAAAAACAAGGCGGCTTTCGAGATTCGTTTGCTGGCAAAATCGAACATTTTCAATCGGTCTTGTTTGGTGGAAGCAGGCACAATCCCGCCTCTGTTAAACCTTCTGTCTTTTAGCAGTAAGTCAACGCAAGAGAACGCCATTGCAGCCTTATTGAAGCTGTCGAAGCATACTACGGGCAAAAAAGTGATCTTTGAAAGTGGGGGATTGAGTTCGATTCTCAACGTTCTTAAGAGGGGGCTGAGCTTGGAATCGAGGCAAGTAGCAGCAGCAACATTGTTCTACCTTTCTTCGGTTAAGGAGTATCGGAAATTGATCGGAGAAGGACCGGAGGCCATCCCGGGTTTAGTGGAGCTTATCAAGGAAGGCTCAAATTGCGGGAAAAAGAATTCCGTGGTCGCCATTTTCGGACTTCTTCTCTATCCCAAAAACCATCAAAAAGTGCTTGAAGCTGGCGCTGTTCCATTGCTGTTTGATATTTTAGCCTCTTCCGACAATGCTCAGCTCATTGCAGACACCCTAGCAGTTCTTGCTTCACTGGCTGAGAATTTCGATGGAACAATCTCTATTCTCCAAATTACCTCGTCTTTGCCACTGCTCACCAGGACTCTGCGGTCTTCCACATCGCGGGCAGGGAAAGAGTACTCTGTTTCGATTTTGTTGTCTTTGTGCATCAATGGCGGCGTAGAAGTTGTTGGTGTTTTAGCCAAGGACCCTTCGCTGATGGCTCCGCTGTATTCACTCTCAACCGATGGAACCTCTCATACAAGCAAGAAGGCTTGTTCGCTCCTAAAAATTCTTCATCGTTTTCATGAGACAAGCGCTTCTGGATTGATGTCTCCGGCGGCTCCACATGAAAGATTTGTTCCCGTCTGGTAGACTGCCCGTTGTAAATAATACACACATGCAGATGCAGGTGTATGTATATTTGAAATTGGCTCGGTTTTTTCAGTAGCTAATTTCTGTGTCAGTGTTTgcttttttttcatatatatatatacacacatgttcttcgattttttttcttcatatatattcGACCTTCATGGATGCGAATGCACAAGCTCATCAGCAAGATATCTTATGTAATACATGCGTCTCAATTTTCACCAATACAAAGTTAAATGGATGTTTGTTTTAATAAGCACGTGTGcgcaagtttttttttcctttcttgtttcttttcatCGGCTCGTGTGTTGAAAGAATAAATGACATAGTGTTATGTGAATGATAGTCAATGAATAATTCTAAATGATTTACTTATGttttactaagaatgatgtggctattaaaatcattctTAGattaaaacttaataataatcGATCACAaactcaatggtaattttaatagtcacatcattcttagtagacACAAATAAGCATCCTAGAATTACTCGTAGTTAACATAGGCTATAAAAGGTAAGCAttcataataaagaaaaatcgcGAAAGTTTTGGTGCTACTTaaccaacttttttctttaattttatttttcccataGACATTTGTCTCGATTAAATTTTTGTAGGTTTGTTTATATGGATGACCAAACCATGTAAAAtctattatttctattttttatttattttactatttcattatattttttttcaatcgaGTCACAGAAAGAATAACTTGTACGCCAGACTATAATATCTTCGTACTATGTATGAATATAATGTTAAGTCAATGAATACTAATACAAGCCTCCTTGAATCTTTTGAGAACCACCCAAAATCCATTTTCACAGCCAAACGAGGAGCCGGTGAAAATGAGAGCAAACCAACAGTAAAAGAACAATAATGTCTTTTCTACTCAAACGACGCCGTTACAAAGACTTTGTTTtgcttaaaagttaaaaccctTACCCTGTACGTATTCTCTTTGCCTAAACCAGAACGTTCTAGGGATTTCATCCGagttctccctctctctctgtaaGTCCGATTTCTCTCACTATTTGTCCAATTCGAAAAGCTAGGGTTTTTTCTCGGATTTCTATATGTATGTGTTGGTTTTTATGGAATGCGGCTTTGGCTGCAGGCACTAGTGTGACCTTTGGCAATGGCGGCAGAACCCAAGGCAGCGACTGAGGAGGCAAAGATCGATTTGTTCGAGGACGACGATGAGTTTGAAGAGTTCGAAATCaatgaaggtaaaaaaaaaagattttttattcgTGGAGAAAAGGAACGTGATCTAAATTTGATCTGAATATTAGATACTTGTTGTATGTTAATAAATTCAGCTACTGCTTTAAGAAATCGATAGACAAATTTTATCCATTAGCGCCATGGTTTCTGTTAGATAGTTTATGTTTAGGTCAGGATAGTTTTTGAGGAGAGGAATGGATTGGATTGTTTTATGATTTGGCTGTACTGTTGCTATTAGATCAATAATGTTACTGCTCAAAACAGTAGTAGTAATAGGGTAGTGGTAATGGAAGCTCAAGAGTGGGTAAGTTATGGGAAGGGATTTTCTAGGCTAATTGTTGTCCTGACTAAGTTGACTACAAATGCCTTAAGCCTTTTTGGTCAGTTGAAATTTTTCTCTGTATGCCTCCATCTAGAGTCTAGAGCCATATTCCTTTTTAGAAtattagagagaaagaaaacgaAGTAAGGTGTTATGTTTCCTGGGTTTGATTTGTAAGAGTTAAGATTCTACTTGCTTTACTGTTTTTGAGTAGGAGGGGCCATATTAGAAATTAAGGGATTCACAAATGTGGCCATTTGGGTCCGGACTTGGGAGTTTAGCAACCACTAGTCAACAACACAGGCTTATATTTTCATCCGGATCTTATGCAATGTTTGGGTTTGCCACtagagaaaaaaggaaagaatataTTAGAATCTCTTATTATTTAGCATTTATTTGTCAAATGAGGAAAAAATCTATCAAGGTGCCTTGGAGTTTTGACATAGCGGAAGCAAAGGGAAGGGAAAAGGATCACCgtcttcttttttgaatttcttgaaatCCTCAAGGAGAGAAAGTAATTATATCAAAGTCTACTATATTCAAATAGCGATAAAGAGGCATTGCCAAAACATAACGTATTTATACCTTCAAAATGCTAATCTCGTTAAATAAAGGAAATTACTAAAAACATATTAAGGCAACATAAGAAATGCTAAACCTAAGCCTAAATTCAAGTGGCGTGTAGATTTAGGTTTAgcaatttatgttttcttcaaCAGTTGCTAGGGGTTACttggtaattttatttattttaggagaTTAGGCTTAGGAAGGTATAAGTATGTTGTGTGAGCCTCTTTATCATTATCTAAATAAAATAGACTTTGGTTTCATCATTCTCTCTTCTCCTTGTGGATTTCAAACAAATTCAAGGAAGAAGACAATGATCTTCATCACTTCCTTCTTCTTTGGCTATGTCTAGTTTCCTCATTTTGTTCTTCATCACTTCCTTCTTCTTTGGCTATGTCCAGTTTCCTCATTTTGTTCACAACTGTTGTGTTCTGTTTAGTTTATTGCTGGAAAGGTAGCATGTGGTACATGTCTTCTGACATTGGATAGAGGGACcttgtttgttttgtgaatAATTGAAAGAAGTTGCTAAAGGTACAAGTTGCATGATggtaaattcaaaaaatttgtgAGAAGAGAAATGGACATTTGACTGCCAGTACTTGTTTCAGGGATAGTAGGTAGCTGACAACAATTTTAAGCAGGTTGGCAAtttgcaaaattttatttacacACGTACCACCCGCTGTGCTGATCAGCTTATTCATCTTCTGAAagaatctttctttttcttttggggtttaggtttttttttacttatcaaaaaaaaagttagccTTTTGTAGATATGACAAGATTGCTTGTTGAAGAAGGCAATCAGGGAGCGTAACTGATGCGCTTGATCGTATGCTTGTAGTGCATTCAGCCCTTTTTGTTGCCGAAATTCTTGTTGTGCATTCAGCTTATTCATCTTCTGAAagaatctttctttttcttttggggtttaGGTTTCTTGGGTCAAGTTTGCCTTTTGTAGATATGACAAGATTGCTTGTTGAAGAAGGCAATCAGGGAGCGTAACTGATGCGCTTGATCGTATGCTTGTAGTGCATTCAGCCCTTTTTGTTGCCGAAATTCTTGAGTAGATATGCTTGCATTTTCCGTCTCACCCTATACGGATTTTGCATTCATCAGCTCggacatttatttatttatatacttattaaaaaaaaaaaactaagggccTGGTGTATATTATTGAGATTGGATATTATATGCAGAATTTTGGTTGGGTTTGTTGTGTTGCTGTTGAGACACAAGTAATGATGCTGAATGATTTTGGTTCTCCAAGATCTTGATACCCTTTTCTCTTCTCATGAGACTCAGACAAATGCTGTGTACTTCTTTTGCTCCggtatttcaaaatatttatgaaGTTCTTTGTTGTTCTtatctctctcactcacacactcacacacgCACAAACTCACAAACACTAAACCACATACTTTGCTACTTCAAATTTGCAAGATTTGAGAAGCACTATTTAAGGTACgcagcttaaaaaaaaaaaaatcccagacAATTCTTTAGATCCTGTACGTGCATTGATCTTTGTGTTTCATATTCTGTTGTCggtatatattttgttttcattagcAGGAGATGAAATCTTATGCAATTGGTTTTAGTTGCCTATTTAACATAAGATTTATGggaaaaattgaatttagtCCTTCGGATTTTGCTAGATTTCAatttatgggaaaaatgggGTGGTAGTTTATTGGAGCAAAATgtaatttaccttttttttttctttttttttttcttaaaataaaaaaaattgagagtaaACTTGTAATATATGGTAGGAATAAGATTGAAGGTACACGACAACTTAgggactaaatttgatttttccctAAAGTTTATTGACTGGATACCTAGACCTAAAAATAGGAGCATAAGTTGTGCCTGCTTTGTGaacttctttatttatttattgttttcctAACTGCTATAAC
This genomic interval from Corylus avellana chromosome ca3, CavTom2PMs-1.0 contains the following:
- the LOC132175761 gene encoding U-box domain-containing protein 19-like, which encodes MIQKFNRSDRRALKFPAVHPCEGVSPEILLSSLITLSQHICNNQTKLFVTQRRNARETVRQIGILLVYFEEIRSRGLTLSDSFVLCFSELHLTFQKIKFLLEDCGREGARLWMLMKSEFVAMQFRMLIRAVATALDVIPLSLIDVGGEVKELVELVARQARKAKFDLDPDDEMASRRVLFILNQLEKGIEPELSSVKRVLGYLEIRSWSDCNKEIKFLEEEIGFDCSDSDERESPFLSSLVGLTSYCRGVIFEELDNRNAEEQTDARCGAAETLMSCFNPHDFRCPISLELMTDPVTVSTGQTYDRSSIEKWLRAGNMLCPKTGEKLKSKELVPNSTLRNLIQQFCVNNGISISSTKSGSRSRDITRTIAPANPAAAEAIRFLSKFLARRLVFGTTDQKNKAAFEIRLLAKSNIFNRSCLVEAGTIPPLLNLLSFSSKSTQENAIAALLKLSKHTTGKKVIFESGGLSSILNVLKRGLSLESRQVAAATLFYLSSVKEYRKLIGEGPEAIPGLVELIKEGSNCGKKNSVVAIFGLLLYPKNHQKVLEAGAVPLLFDILASSDNAQLIADTLAVLASLAENFDGTISILQITSSLPLLTRTLRSSTSRAGKEYSVSILLSLCINGGVEVVGVLAKDPSLMAPLYSLSTDGTSHTSKKACSLLKILHRFHETSASGLMSPAAPHERFVPVW